The genomic DNA GTGGACGAGTCCATCCCGGAGCCCGAGCGCGACGTCGACAAGCCGTTCCTGATGCCGATCGAGGACGTCTTCACCATCACCGGTCGCGGTACGGTCGTCACCGGCCGCATCGAGCGTGGTGTCCTCAAGGTCAACGAGACCGTCGACATCATCGGCATCAAGCAGGAGAAGACCACCACCACGGTCACCGGCATCGAGATGTTCCGGAAGCTCCTCGACGAGGGCCAGGCCGGTGAGAACGTCGGTCTGCTGCTTCGCGGCATCAAGCGCGAGGACGTCGAGCGCGGCCAGGTCATCATCAAGCCGGGCTCGGTCACCCCGCACACCGAGTTCGAGGCCCAGGCCTACATCCTGTCGAAGGACGAGGGTGGCCGTCACACCCCCTTCTTCAACAACTACCGTCCGCAGTTCTACTTCCGTACGACGGACGTGACCGGCGTCGTGACCCTCCCCGAGGGCACCGAGATGGTCATGCCGGGTGACAACACCGAGATGAAGGTGGAGCTCATCCAGCCCGTCGCCATGGAAGAGGGCCTGAAGTTCGCCATCCGCGAGGGTGGCCGGACCGTGGGCGCCGGCCAGGTCACCAAGATCAACAAGTAAGCTCCGCTTGCTTGTCGGTCGACCCGACCTGACATGGGCTGATGCCTGAAAGGGCCCGTACGACTTCGGTCGTACGGGCCCTTTCGTCGTGCGGGCGGCCGTGACGGCGTCACTCACGGGCGACGACCGGGCGGCGGCGTACCAGCACGGCGGCGGAGGCGAGCGACGCCGTCACGGTGAGGGCCGCGCAGGTGATCGCGGTCATGGCGACGGCCGTCCATGGGACGACCGGTGTGGCGGGTACCGCGAGCAGGTGCAGGGCCGCCCCCATGCCGGCGAGGTTGAGACCGGTGACCAGCAGGCCCAGCAGGGTGCCCACCGCGGTGACCGTCAGGGACTCGGCGGCGAGCAGCCGCAGCACCTGCCCGCCGGTGGCGCCCGTGATCCGCAGGACCGCCAGGTCGCGGACCCGGTCGGACGTGGCCGTCAGCGTCGTGTTGACCACGGAGATCCCCGTGTAGAGCAGGGCGATGCCCAGGACCAGGAAGAGGCCCGTCCGTGTGGTGCCGCCGGACTCGGCGGAGGCCGCTTCGGCCCACTCGTCGCCGCTCGACACCCGTCCGCCCACCGACGCGACCGCCCCGCGCAGCCCGGCGGCCACCGCGTCGGCGTCGGCGCCGTCGGCGAGGGCGACGTCCACCCGGTCGACGGGGGCGCCGGCGGCATTGGCAGCGGTGACGTAGACGCCGTTGTCGCCGGTGCCGGTGTGCATCACGGCGGCGATGCGCAGGGTCTTGTACGTGCCGTCCCCGAGCCAGACCCGCACCCGCCGGCCGACCGTGTGCTCCTCCCACTCCTCGTTCACGATGATCGAGTGGTCGTCGAGGTCGGACGCCTTCCCCGCGGCGAGCGGGAGGCGGGTCGTGGCGGTGAGGGGCTCGGGGGCGGCGACGGCACGCGCGTCGGACCTGATGAGGGCCACACCGTCCTCCAGGACGTACACCGCGCTCGACGAGGTCGGGGAGATCTCCGCCCCGGACACCGCGCGCAGGCGGTCCACGGTCGCCGCGTCGAAGCCCGCACCGGACGGGGCGGTGACCACGAAGGCGGCGGCGGTCCGCTCCCGGACCTCGGCGGCCTTCGCCCCGTTCAGGGTCGCGACGGCGCCGAGCAGGGAGCCCGCGAGCGCGACCGTGACCAGCACCGGCGCCGCGACGGCGGCGGTACGGCGGACACCGGCCACCGTGTTCTCCCGGGCCAGCAGACCCGTGGCGCCCGGCAGGCGGGCCGGCAGCCAGGTGAGCAGGCGCACCGACGGCCGCACCACGACCGGCGCGAGCAGCGCGGCCGCGGCGATCAGCGGCATCGGGCGGCTCACGTACGTCTTGCGGTGCAGCAGGTCCCCGGGGTCGCCGGCCAGGGCGAGTACGAGCGTGACCAGCGCGGTCAGCAGCAGCCCCGCCCCGCACACCCACCGGCCCCGGGTCATCGTCCCGGTGTCGACGGAGGCCTCGCGCAGGGCCTCGACGGGACCGGTGCGCCCCGCCCGCCACGCCGCCGCCGTCGCGCCGCACAGGGCGACGACGAGCCCCGTCCAGAAGGCCAAGTGGTACGGCCAGGTGTGGTCCCCGATGGCGAACCAGGTGGGTGCCAGACCCTCCTCCACCACCCGGGCCGCCAGATGCGGCGCGGCGTACGCGCCGAGCACGCAGCCGGCCGCGGAGGCGAGCACGCCGACCCCGAGGGCCTCGGCCAGCACCGTCCGGCGCAGCTGTCCCGGCGTCGCCCCGGCCGTGCGCAGCAGCCCGAACTCCCGGCGCCGCCGGTCCACTGCGAAGGCGAACGTGGACGCCACGACGAACACCGACACGAACGCGGTGACGCCGCCGGCCGTGCCGAACAGGGCGTTCAGACCGGTCAGCGCCTCGCGGTCCCGCTCGGGGTCCGCGTCCGCGTACCGCCGGTCGTCCCCGGCGAGCACCCGGACGCCCGCACTGCCCGGCACCGAGTCCCGTACGGCGTCCCGTACCGCCTTCCGTACGGCGGACACCTCCGCGTCGACCGCCGCCTGCACGCCGACCGGGGCGAGCCGGGCGGCCCGCGCGTCGGTGAAGAAGACGGCGTCCTCGAACCCGCGGCCGGGCACCGTGCCCACCACCCGCAGGGTGCCCCGGTCCGTGCGCACCCGCTCGCCCGGGGCGGCCCAGCCGCCGGTGACGACGACCTCGTCGGCGGCGCGCGGCGCGCGACCGGCGTCGATCCGGTACGGGGCGAACGCCGCGGTGGACCAGGGGTGGCCCACCAGCTCACCGGGGCCGTGCCCGCCGCCCCGTACCCGCACCGGGAAGGACCGGTCCTCGACGACGGTGCCGAGCCGCTTCAGCCGGGCCACGACGGCGTGGGGCACGGCACGCGGCCGCGCCAGCTCCTCCGTACGCTCCCCGGAGGCCGTCGGCACCCGCAGGGTGTCCTGCCCCCGGACCACGACCGGCGCGGCGGCGAACCGCTCCGGTTTCCGGTCGGGCGCGTCCAGCGTGGAGGCCAGCGCCAGCCCCGACACGGACAGCAGGGCGACACCGAGCGCCAGCGCGACGAAGCTGCCGGTGAAGGCGGCCCAACGGGTGCGCAGGGTGTGCAGGGCGGTGGTCAGCACGGGGCCGTCTCCAGGCGGGTCAGGTGGGCGGCGACGGTGTCGGCGGCCGGGGCGGACAGTTCGCCGTGCACATGGCCGTCGACGAGGAACAGCACGCGGTCGGCGTACGAGGCGGCGACCGGGTCGTGGGTGACCATGACGACCGTCCGGCCCTCGCCGTCGGCCATGGCGCGCAGCAGGGTAAGCACCTCGCGGCCGGCGCGCGAGTCCAGCGCCCCCGTCGGCTCGTCGGCGAACAGCACCTCCGGGCGGGTGATCAGCGCGCGGGCCAGGGCGACGCGCTGCTGCTGGCCGCCGGACAGCTCGGTCGGCCGGTGCCTGGCGCGGTCGGCCAGACCGACCTGGCGCAGCGCCTCGCGCACCCGGTCCCGCGGCGGGCGGCGTCCGGCCAGCCGCAGGGGGAGCGCCACGTTCTGCGCGGCGGTCAGGGACGGCAGCAGGTTGAACGCCTGGAAGACGAAGCCGACGCGTTCCCGGCGCAGCAGGGTCAGCCGCCGCTCGCTCAGCCCCGTCAGCTCCGTGCCGCCGACGACGACCGATCCCGACGTGGGCCGGTCCAGTCCGGCGGCGCACTGGAGCAGTGTCGACTTGCCCGAGCCCGAGGGGCCCATGACGGCGGTGAAGCTGCCGCGGGGCAGGGAGAGGGACACGTCGTCGAGGGCGGTCACGGTGCCGTCGCCCGCGCCGTACCGTCTGCTGACGGAACGCAGTCGGATCGCGTCGTCGCTGGTCATCAGTCTCCACTTCCCGATGTCCGAGCTGTTCGATGGGATGCCCGGTGCGCCAACGAAACCGTGCGGGGCGGCACCGGCGCAGTGCGGCAGGGGCTAGAGCGGGGGTATGGCCTGCCCTACCTCCGTTGCTCCGCCTGGGCCGATGGCCGCGCCGCCCGTCGCGGTCCTACGGTGAGCCGCATGCGCTCTCGCGACCTGTGGCAGGCCCTGTCCGCCCGCCGCTACCTGCTCTCCGCCTGGCCGTGGCGGGCGACCGCCTACCTGGTGACCGGGGCGGCGGCCGGCGCCGCGACCCTGGTGGGGCTCGCGGCCGCCCTCGTCGTCGGCGGTGTCCTCACCGTCGTGCTGGTGGGACTGCCGCTGCTGGTGCTCACCGTCCTCGCCGGCATCCCCCTGGCCCGCCTGGAGCGGCACCGGCTGCGCCTGATCGACCCCGCCCCCGCCCCCGCCCGGCCGGTACGGCAGCCGCCCGCCACCGGGCCGTGGCCCTGGCTGCTCACCCGGCTGCGGGAGCGGGCGACCTGGCGGGAGCTGGGCCACGCGCTGCTGTTCGCCCTTCTCCTGTGGCCGCTGGACGCCCTGGCCGTGGCCCTCGCCCTGGCGGCACCGCTGCACCTGGCCGCCACCCCGTTGGTGATGGCCACAGCGGGCGGCGGCGAGGAGGCGAAGGTCCTCAAGCAGTGGACGGTCACCACCTGGCCGGCCGCGTCCGGCGTCGCCGCGCTCGGGCTGCTCCTCCTCGCCCTGGGCGGCTACGCGCTGGGCCTGGCGGCGGGCGTGCGGGCCGAGCTGGCCCGGGTGCTGGTGGGCGTCCCGGGCGAGGGCGATCCGGAGGCCAGGGTCGTCGAACTCACCCGCTCACGGGCCCGGTTGGTGGACGCCTTCGAGGCCGAGCGGCGCCGCATCGAACGCGACCTGCACGACGGCGCCCAGCAGCGCCTGGTCGCCCTGACGATGGCCCTCGGCCTGGCCCGCCTGGACGCGCCGCCGGGACCGCTGGCCGACCAGCTGGCCAAGGCGCACGGCGAGGCGGGCAGGGCGCTGGAGGAACTGCGCGAGCTGATCCACGGCATCCACCCCAAGGTCCTCGCCGACTACGGACTGCCCGCGGCGGTCGCCGACGCCGCCGACCGCTCCGCCGTCCCCGTCGACGTCGCCCTGGAACTGCCCGGACGGCTGCCCCGGGCGGTGGAGGCCGCCGCCTACTTCGTGGTCTGCGAGGCCCTCGCCAACGTCGGCAGGCACAGCGGCGCCGACCGCGCGGAGGTGACCGGCGGCCACCGCGACGGACGGCTCCTCCTCTGCGTCCGCGACGACGGCCGGGGCGGGGCCGACGTCGCGGCGGGCAGCGGGCTGACCGGACTCGCCGACCGGGTGTCG from Streptomyces sp. CB09001 includes the following:
- a CDS encoding sensor domain-containing protein: MRSRDLWQALSARRYLLSAWPWRATAYLVTGAAAGAATLVGLAAALVVGGVLTVVLVGLPLLVLTVLAGIPLARLERHRLRLIDPAPAPARPVRQPPATGPWPWLLTRLRERATWRELGHALLFALLLWPLDALAVALALAAPLHLAATPLVMATAGGGEEAKVLKQWTVTTWPAASGVAALGLLLLALGGYALGLAAGVRAELARVLVGVPGEGDPEARVVELTRSRARLVDAFEAERRRIERDLHDGAQQRLVALTMALGLARLDAPPGPLADQLAKAHGEAGRALEELRELIHGIHPKVLADYGLPAAVADAADRSAVPVDVALELPGRLPRAVEAAAYFVVCEALANVGRHSGADRAEVTGGHRDGRLLLCVRDDGRGGADVAAGSGLTGLADRVSVLDGRLSLSSPPGGPTLLSVEIPCEWTERFG
- a CDS encoding ABC transporter ATP-binding protein — translated: MTSDDAIRLRSVSRRYGAGDGTVTALDDVSLSLPRGSFTAVMGPSGSGKSTLLQCAAGLDRPTSGSVVVGGTELTGLSERRLTLLRRERVGFVFQAFNLLPSLTAAQNVALPLRLAGRRPPRDRVREALRQVGLADRARHRPTELSGGQQQRVALARALITRPEVLFADEPTGALDSRAGREVLTLLRAMADGEGRTVVMVTHDPVAASYADRVLFLVDGHVHGELSAPAADTVAAHLTRLETAPC
- the tuf gene encoding elongation factor Tu, with amino-acid sequence MAKAKFERTKPHVNIGTIGHIDHGKTTLTAAITKVLHDAYPDINEASAFDQIDKAPEERQRGITISIAHVEYQTEARHYAHVDCPGHADYIKNMITGAAQMDGAILVVAATDGPMPQTKEHVLLARQVGVPYIVVALNKADMVDDEEILELVELEVRELLSEYEFPGDELPVVKVSALKALEGDKEWGNSVLELMKAVDESIPEPERDVDKPFLMPIEDVFTITGRGTVVTGRIERGVLKVNETVDIIGIKQEKTTTTVTGIEMFRKLLDEGQAGENVGLLLRGIKREDVERGQVIIKPGSVTPHTEFEAQAYILSKDEGGRHTPFFNNYRPQFYFRTTDVTGVVTLPEGTEMVMPGDNTEMKVELIQPVAMEEGLKFAIREGGRTVGAGQVTKINK
- a CDS encoding FtsX-like permease family protein codes for the protein MLTTALHTLRTRWAAFTGSFVALALGVALLSVSGLALASTLDAPDRKPERFAAAPVVVRGQDTLRVPTASGERTEELARPRAVPHAVVARLKRLGTVVEDRSFPVRVRGGGHGPGELVGHPWSTAAFAPYRIDAGRAPRAADEVVVTGGWAAPGERVRTDRGTLRVVGTVPGRGFEDAVFFTDARAARLAPVGVQAAVDAEVSAVRKAVRDAVRDSVPGSAGVRVLAGDDRRYADADPERDREALTGLNALFGTAGGVTAFVSVFVVASTFAFAVDRRRREFGLLRTAGATPGQLRRTVLAEALGVGVLASAAGCVLGAYAAPHLAARVVEEGLAPTWFAIGDHTWPYHLAFWTGLVVALCGATAAAWRAGRTGPVEALREASVDTGTMTRGRWVCGAGLLLTALVTLVLALAGDPGDLLHRKTYVSRPMPLIAAAALLAPVVVRPSVRLLTWLPARLPGATGLLARENTVAGVRRTAAVAAPVLVTVALAGSLLGAVATLNGAKAAEVRERTAAAFVVTAPSGAGFDAATVDRLRAVSGAEISPTSSSAVYVLEDGVALIRSDARAVAAPEPLTATTRLPLAAGKASDLDDHSIIVNEEWEEHTVGRRVRVWLGDGTYKTLRIAAVMHTGTGDNGVYVTAANAAGAPVDRVDVALADGADADAVAAGLRGAVASVGGRVSSGDEWAEAASAESGGTTRTGLFLVLGIALLYTGISVVNTTLTATSDRVRDLAVLRITGATGGQVLRLLAAESLTVTAVGTLLGLLVTGLNLAGMGAALHLLAVPATPVVPWTAVAMTAITCAALTVTASLASAAVLVRRRPVVARE